The following coding sequences lie in one Hyalangium ruber genomic window:
- a CDS encoding fatty acyl-AMP ligase, with the protein MQTSPPPVATLTDLVRWRTEQHPEAYAYTFLPDGDTEEQNWTYAELDRQSRAVAAQLQEHKIGDDRALLLYPPGLEYLGAFYGCLYAGVIAVPAYPPQYFQSISRILSIIQDARPRFALTTAAILETVKAIEGEYPQLRDIHWIATDALPAKIEEQWKAPALTGDSLAFLQYTSGSTSTPKGVMVLHRNLIDNQKMIQRGMGLSQRSTSVGWLPLYHDMGLIGIVMHSLYTGSRAVLMSPWSFLQKPMRWLKAISRYRAELSGGPNFSYALCVRKLKPEHLEGMDLSSWKIAFNGAEPVRSDTLELFAKTFAPAGFRRESLYPCYGLAEATLFVTGVPSGEYRTVTVDAGALERNRAVQVSPDAPNSRTLVSCGQSWGNSTLRIADPEKFTACAPGEVGEIWVAGPHVTQGYWGRPETDAQTFSARIQGSDEGPFLRTGDLGFILDGRLYVTGRIKDLIIVDGRNHYPHDIEQTVEGLNEAFRAGGCAAFSVDRNNEEKLVVLAEIDRRYAALGSGDATHVLDAQQAIRKIRQGVAAAHSVEVHDVVLLQAGEILKTSSGKIQRRACRAKYLEGSFQLWPG; encoded by the coding sequence GTGCAAACCTCCCCTCCCCCCGTCGCGACCCTGACCGATCTCGTGCGCTGGCGCACCGAGCAGCACCCGGAGGCCTACGCCTATACCTTCCTCCCGGACGGCGACACCGAAGAGCAGAACTGGACCTATGCCGAGCTGGACCGTCAGTCGCGCGCCGTCGCCGCTCAGCTCCAGGAGCACAAGATCGGCGATGACCGGGCCCTGCTCCTCTACCCACCTGGACTGGAGTACCTCGGCGCCTTCTACGGGTGCCTCTACGCGGGCGTGATCGCCGTGCCCGCCTACCCTCCGCAGTACTTCCAGTCCATCTCGCGCATCCTCTCGATCATCCAGGATGCGCGGCCTCGCTTCGCGCTGACGACCGCCGCCATCCTGGAGACGGTGAAGGCCATCGAGGGCGAGTATCCCCAGCTGCGCGACATCCACTGGATCGCCACGGACGCGCTGCCGGCGAAGATCGAAGAGCAATGGAAGGCGCCGGCCCTGACCGGGGACAGCCTGGCCTTCCTCCAATACACCTCAGGCTCCACCTCGACACCCAAGGGCGTCATGGTGTTGCACCGCAACCTGATCGACAACCAGAAGATGATCCAGCGCGGCATGGGCCTGAGCCAGAGGTCGACCTCCGTCGGCTGGTTGCCGCTCTACCATGACATGGGGCTCATCGGGATCGTGATGCATTCGCTCTACACGGGCTCGCGCGCGGTGCTGATGTCTCCGTGGTCCTTCCTCCAGAAGCCGATGCGCTGGCTGAAGGCCATCAGCCGCTATCGCGCCGAGCTGAGCGGTGGTCCCAACTTCTCCTACGCACTCTGCGTGCGCAAACTGAAGCCCGAGCATCTCGAGGGCATGGACCTGAGCTCGTGGAAGATCGCCTTCAACGGAGCGGAGCCCGTCCGCTCCGATACCCTGGAACTCTTCGCCAAGACGTTCGCCCCGGCCGGCTTCCGGCGCGAGTCGCTCTACCCCTGCTATGGGCTGGCGGAGGCAACCCTCTTCGTCACGGGAGTGCCCTCCGGGGAGTACCGCACGGTCACCGTCGATGCGGGCGCGCTGGAGCGCAACCGCGCCGTACAGGTCTCACCGGATGCCCCCAACTCCCGGACGCTCGTCAGCTGCGGACAGAGCTGGGGCAACTCGACGCTCCGCATCGCCGATCCCGAGAAGTTCACCGCCTGCGCTCCGGGAGAGGTGGGGGAGATCTGGGTGGCAGGCCCCCATGTCACCCAGGGCTACTGGGGTCGGCCCGAGACCGACGCACAGACCTTCAGTGCCCGCATCCAGGGCAGTGACGAGGGTCCCTTCCTGCGCACGGGTGATCTGGGGTTCATCCTCGACGGGAGGCTGTACGTCACCGGTCGAATCAAGGACCTGATCATCGTCGACGGTCGCAATCACTATCCGCACGACATCGAGCAAACGGTCGAGGGGCTCAACGAGGCGTTCCGGGCGGGTGGCTGCGCGGCGTTCTCGGTCGATCGTAACAATGAGGAGAAGCTGGTGGTGCTAGCGGAGATCGATCGACGGTACGCCGCCCTGGGCAGCGGGGACGCCACCCACGTGCTCGATGCACAGCAGGCCATCCGGAAGATCCGTCAGGGCGTCGCCGCTGCCCACTCCGTGGAGGTCCACGACGTCGTCCTGCTGCAAGCGGGAGAGATCCTCAAGACCTCGAGCGGCAAGATCCAGCGTCGGGCTTGCCGCGCGAAGTACCTCGAAGGGTCCTTCCAGCTCTGGCCAGGCTGA